One Halocalculus aciditolerans DNA segment encodes these proteins:
- a CDS encoding helix-turn-helix domain-containing protein, with amino-acid sequence MPRVELVVTLPEPAWIGRISRAHSDAAFRVLSALPAPDGGVGLLELNGDDVDPLLAAVEAADLRDVSVLRRLDESALVQFETESPMLLRATQSSGVPLEFPFHIRDGEAHWTFTVSHDRLADLRTELDARGFDYRLDGVRGANQTEDALTDHQREVVLAALDAGYYEQPRDCSLTELAAELDVAKSTLSGVLRRAEAALVRAYADDT; translated from the coding sequence GTGCCTCGCGTCGAACTCGTCGTGACGCTCCCGGAGCCGGCGTGGATCGGACGGATCTCGCGCGCTCACTCGGACGCCGCGTTCCGCGTGCTCTCGGCGCTCCCCGCGCCGGACGGTGGCGTCGGCCTGCTCGAACTCAACGGGGACGACGTGGACCCGCTCCTCGCGGCCGTCGAAGCCGCGGACCTCCGCGACGTCTCCGTCCTCCGCCGCCTCGACGAGAGCGCGCTCGTCCAGTTCGAGACCGAATCGCCGATGCTGCTCCGCGCGACGCAGTCCTCCGGCGTCCCGCTGGAGTTCCCGTTCCACATCCGCGACGGCGAAGCCCACTGGACGTTCACCGTCTCCCACGACCGGCTCGCCGACCTCCGCACCGAACTCGACGCGCGCGGCTTCGACTACCGACTCGACGGCGTGCGCGGCGCGAACCAAACGGAGGACGCGCTCACCGACCACCAGCGCGAGGTCGTGCTCGCGGCGCTCGACGCCGGCTACTACGAGCAACCGCGCGACTGCTCGCTCACCGAACTCGCCGCCGAACTCGACGTGGCGAAGTCGACGCTCAGCGGCGTGCTCCGGCGAGCCGAAGCCGCGCTCGTGCGTGCTTACGCCGACGACACCTGA
- a CDS encoding group I truncated hemoglobin codes for MSAKSIYAEIGGRDAVESVVDDFYDRVLDDPVLTPYFEDTDMDELFAHQVQFVSSVAGGPVEYDGEDMQAAHEGMGITGEAFAHVADHLDAALRENGVPGDAVESIIEDVAALEDDVVGQ; via the coding sequence ATGTCTGCTAAATCCATCTACGCCGAGATCGGTGGTCGTGACGCCGTCGAGTCAGTCGTGGACGACTTCTACGACCGCGTGCTCGACGACCCCGTCCTCACGCCCTACTTCGAGGATACGGACATGGACGAGCTGTTCGCCCACCAGGTCCAGTTCGTGAGTTCCGTCGCCGGCGGCCCCGTGGAGTACGACGGCGAAGACATGCAGGCCGCGCACGAAGGCATGGGAATCACGGGGGAGGCGTTCGCCCACGTCGCCGACCATCTCGACGCCGCGCTCCGCGAGAACGGCGTGCCGGGCGACGCCGTCGAGTCCATCATCGAGGACGTCGCCGCGCTCGAAGACGACGTCGTCGGCCAGTAA
- a CDS encoding NAD(P)/FAD-dependent oxidoreductase: protein MRVVVLGGGYGGLLTTRKLEDRLPDGVELLLVDDTGDHLVQHELHRAIRRPSFTDAISIPLTELTERATVRVADVEAVDREERVVELDGGDSIEYDAAVVAFGAETAYYGIEGLEEYATPLKRLEHAAAVRREFEAVLEAGGGEVVVGGAGLSGVQVAGELAQYARDEGVESHVSVTLLEQRSDIAPSFPANFRDAVRDELRERDVDIRTETTVTAVDDGTVSLDDGEHAYDQFVWTGGITGNHGLGGDRPSVRADLRIDDRTFGIGDAVEITDAEGTVVPAAALAAVRASETVAENVTRVVEAAREGEPRPRLKQWVFDTPGWLVSVGDGAVAQLGPEVFTGAAANVIKSSVGVTYLAEHGSLRRAVSVVQEDLRDL from the coding sequence ATGCGAGTTGTCGTTCTCGGCGGCGGCTACGGCGGCCTCCTCACCACGCGAAAGCTCGAAGACCGACTCCCGGACGGCGTCGAACTCCTCCTCGTCGACGACACCGGCGACCACCTCGTCCAGCACGAGCTCCACCGAGCGATTCGCCGGCCGTCGTTCACGGACGCGATTTCGATTCCGCTGACGGAGTTGACGGAGCGCGCGACGGTCCGCGTCGCGGACGTCGAGGCGGTCGACCGCGAGGAGCGCGTCGTCGAACTCGACGGCGGCGACAGCATCGAGTACGACGCGGCGGTCGTGGCGTTCGGCGCGGAGACGGCGTACTACGGCATCGAGGGACTGGAGGAGTACGCGACGCCGCTGAAGCGCCTGGAGCACGCCGCGGCGGTGCGACGGGAGTTCGAAGCGGTGCTGGAAGCGGGCGGCGGCGAGGTCGTCGTCGGCGGCGCGGGCCTCTCCGGCGTGCAGGTCGCAGGCGAACTCGCGCAGTACGCCCGCGACGAGGGCGTCGAGTCCCACGTCTCCGTGACGCTGCTCGAACAGCGGTCGGATATCGCGCCGTCGTTCCCGGCGAACTTCCGAGACGCAGTCCGCGACGAACTCCGCGAGCGCGACGTCGACATCCGCACAGAGACGACCGTAACTGCGGTCGACGATGGGACGGTTTCGCTCGACGACGGCGAGCACGCGTACGACCAGTTCGTGTGGACGGGCGGCATCACGGGGAACCACGGGCTCGGCGGCGACCGGCCGAGCGTCCGCGCGGACCTCCGCATCGACGACCGGACGTTCGGCATCGGGGACGCGGTCGAGATCACGGACGCGGAAGGCACAGTCGTGCCGGCGGCGGCGCTCGCCGCGGTGCGCGCGTCGGAGACGGTCGCGGAGAACGTCACGCGCGTCGTCGAAGCCGCCCGCGAGGGCGAGCCGCGGCCGCGCCTGAAGCAGTGGGTGTTCGACACGCCCGGGTGGCTGGTGAGCGTCGGCGACGGCGCGGTCGCCCAGCTCGGCCCGGAGGTATTCACGGGCGCGGCGGCGAACGTCATCAAGTCGAGCGTCGGCGTCACTTATCTCGCCGAACACGGCTCGCTCCGCCGCGCCGTCTCCGTCGTTCAAGAGGACTTGCGAGACCTCTAA
- a CDS encoding NAD-dependent succinate-semialdehyde dehydrogenase: protein MDAVNPATGAVIESYEEADDAEVEAALAASQSAFEEWRDVPLREREELIANAADVLRENAERYARLMTDEMGKPVEQARGEVEKCAWACEYYAEHASQHLADEPRASPAGTEVYTSYEPLGPVLAVMPWNYPFWQVFRFAAPYLTAGNTGILKHASNVPGCALAIEEVFEKAGFPEGVFQSLLVSSSKVDGIIADDRVRAATLTGSEPAGRAVAETAGRELKKTVLELGGSDPVVVLDDADVAQAAETGAWARCQNTGQSCIAGKRFVVHDAVYDDFLDAFLDEIDAYTVGDPRDDQTDIGPMARRDLLEDLHEQVVRSAQAGADVVRGGEPLDREGEYYPPTVLTDVPRDAPVAAEETFGPVAAVLRVDSEEEAVEVANDTDLGLGASVWTEDRARGQRVAHRIDAGCTYVNELVKSDPRVPFGGVKDSGYGRELASDGIREFVNRKTIWVN from the coding sequence ATGGACGCTGTGAATCCGGCGACGGGAGCCGTTATCGAGTCGTACGAAGAGGCGGACGACGCCGAGGTGGAGGCGGCGCTGGCGGCCTCTCAGTCCGCGTTCGAGGAGTGGCGGGACGTCCCGCTCCGGGAGCGCGAGGAGCTCATCGCGAACGCCGCGGACGTGCTCAGAGAGAACGCGGAGCGGTACGCGCGGCTGATGACCGACGAGATGGGGAAGCCCGTCGAGCAGGCGCGCGGCGAGGTGGAGAAGTGCGCGTGGGCGTGTGAGTACTACGCGGAGCACGCGAGCCAGCATCTCGCGGACGAACCTCGCGCGAGCCCCGCGGGGACGGAGGTCTACACGTCCTACGAGCCGCTCGGCCCCGTTTTAGCAGTTATGCCGTGGAACTACCCGTTCTGGCAGGTGTTCCGGTTCGCCGCGCCCTACCTGACGGCGGGGAACACGGGCATCCTGAAGCACGCGTCGAACGTACCGGGCTGCGCGCTCGCCATCGAGGAGGTCTTCGAGAAGGCCGGCTTCCCGGAGGGCGTCTTCCAGTCGCTCCTCGTCTCCTCCTCGAAAGTCGACGGCATCATCGCGGACGACCGGGTGCGGGCGGCGACGCTGACGGGGAGCGAACCGGCGGGGCGCGCGGTCGCGGAGACCGCGGGCCGCGAACTGAAGAAGACGGTCTTAGAGCTCGGCGGGAGCGACCCCGTCGTGGTGCTCGACGACGCCGACGTCGCGCAGGCCGCGGAGACGGGCGCGTGGGCGCGCTGTCAGAACACCGGGCAGTCCTGCATCGCGGGGAAGCGCTTCGTCGTCCACGACGCCGTCTACGACGACTTCCTCGACGCGTTCCTCGACGAGATCGACGCCTACACCGTCGGCGACCCGCGCGACGACCAGACAGACATCGGTCCGATGGCGCGCCGCGACCTCCTCGAAGACCTCCACGAGCAGGTCGTCCGGTCCGCACAGGCCGGCGCGGACGTCGTCCGCGGCGGCGAGCCGCTCGACCGCGAGGGCGAGTACTACCCGCCGACCGTACTCACCGATGTGCCGCGCGACGCGCCGGTCGCCGCCGAGGAGACGTTCGGCCCCGTCGCCGCCGTCCTGCGCGTCGACTCGGAGGAAGAAGCCGTCGAGGTCGCGAACGATACCGACCTCGGGCTCGGCGCGAGCGTCTGGACGGAGGACCGAGCTCGCGGCCAGCGCGTCGCCCACCGCATCGACGCCGGCTGCACCTACGTGAACGAGCTCGTGAAATCCGACCCCCGCGTCCCCTTCGGCGGCGTGAAGGACTCCGGGTACGGCCGTGAACTCGCGTCCGACGGCATCCGCGAGTTCGTGAACCGGAAGACGATCTGGGTGAACTAG
- the mvaD gene encoding phosphomevalonate decarboxylase MvaD — MKATAKAHPIQGLVKYHGMRNSERRYPYHDSISLCTAPSHTKTTVEFDGSLDGDVFVIDGDRVEGRGAERIQSVVDEVRERATADYAADPVRLESENDFPSNVGLGSSASGFAAAALALAEAADLDYTLPDVSTIARLGSASAARAVTGAYSDLYTGGNDADCRSERLDVADDLEEDVRIVIGLVPAYKETEQAHKEAEESHMFEARMAHVHDQLVEMKDALRAGDFDRVFETAEKDSLSLAATTMTGPAAWVYWQPETLEIFNTVRDLRNHEGIPVYFSTDTGATVYVNTKAEHADEVEAAVAETGVDTMVWKPGGPARVLDDADALF, encoded by the coding sequence ATGAAGGCGACCGCGAAAGCCCACCCCATTCAGGGCCTCGTGAAGTACCACGGGATGCGGAACTCCGAGCGACGCTACCCCTACCACGACTCCATCAGCCTCTGCACCGCCCCCAGCCACACCAAGACCACCGTCGAGTTCGACGGCTCCCTCGACGGCGACGTCTTCGTCATCGACGGCGACCGCGTCGAAGGCCGCGGCGCAGAACGCATCCAGTCCGTCGTCGACGAGGTCCGCGAGCGCGCGACCGCCGACTACGCCGCCGACCCGGTGCGCCTCGAATCCGAGAACGACTTCCCGTCGAACGTCGGGCTCGGCTCCTCCGCCTCCGGGTTCGCCGCCGCCGCGCTCGCACTCGCCGAGGCCGCCGACCTCGACTACACCCTCCCCGACGTGTCCACCATCGCCCGCCTCGGTTCGGCGAGCGCCGCGCGCGCCGTCACCGGCGCGTACAGCGACCTCTACACGGGCGGGAACGACGCGGACTGCCGGAGCGAGCGCCTCGACGTCGCCGACGACCTCGAAGAGGACGTCCGCATCGTCATCGGGCTCGTCCCCGCGTACAAGGAGACCGAGCAGGCGCACAAGGAAGCAGAAGAATCCCACATGTTCGAAGCGCGGATGGCGCACGTCCACGACCAGCTCGTCGAGATGAAGGACGCCCTCCGAGCGGGCGACTTCGACCGCGTCTTCGAGACCGCCGAGAAGGACAGCCTGAGCCTCGCCGCCACCACGATGACCGGCCCCGCCGCCTGGGTCTACTGGCAGCCCGAAACGCTCGAGATATTCAACACCGTCCGCGACCTCCGGAACCACGAGGGTATTCCCGTCTACTTCTCGACCGACACCGGCGCGACCGTCTACGTCAACACCAAAGCGGAGCACGCCGACGAGGTCGAAGCCGCCGTCGCCGAAACGGGCGTCGACACCATGGTGTGGAAGCCCGGCGGCCCCGCCCGAGTCCTCGACGACGCCGACGCGCTCTTCTAA